The Deltaproteobacteria bacterium genomic sequence CTCAGGTTGTCCAGGTGTTTTCCTTCAGCCCATGCGGGGCAAGTGTTCATGAGAAATGAGAGAAGGAGGAGAGTGATAAGAGTGAAATTCTTTCCTGAAATTTTGGAATAACGGGTTTTCATTTCAGGTAGAGTTTACCTGTAATCAGGAAATATGTAAAGTTGAAGGAAGGCTGCAGATTAAAGGCTTAATTTATAAATTGGCTCAGATCAGTATTATGTTCATTTATATTGAAATATATTTCTTTTAACCTTACCCCTAAAGCAACAAAATACAGGGAATAAAAAAACTTTTCTTTCTATGCTTGACAAAGAATTAAAAATAGATTATCTTTTTTTAAAACGTAATCGAAGCTTAATCCACACTGGATCTATAAACATATCAAACAGCTCAAGGGGGAATTCCCCTTCTCACTATTTCGAAATCGTACCTTAAAAAGAAGCCATTCAGATATTAATCATTCAAAAAAATAGGACTCTTAACTGCTTGCATCTCAAATCCGGATCTTCTTGCATTGAATATATCTGAAAATTCAGCTTTATAATAAAATAAACATCAATTATTTTAGGTTTTGCCCTCGCTGGTTTTGTAGTGGCATCCTTTCATCAGTAATGGATCAAAAGTCCCTGTTTATCAATATTCTGAATCTAAATCACAATATAAGCATTTATAGCTTGAAGGAGTTAATATGAATCTGAAGGACCTTAAAGAGGAGAAGATCGGCAATCTGATCAAGATGGCCGAAGATCTTGGCGTTGAAGGGGCGGCCGGAAAACGAAAGCAGGAACTGATATTTGCCATTTTGCAGGCCCAAACGGAAAAGAATGGCATGATATACAGTGAAGGGGTGCTGGAGATCCTGCCTGACGGGTTCGGCTTTTTGAGGGCTCCCGATTACAACTATCTCCCCGGTCCCGATGATATTTATATCTCTCCTTCCCAGATCAGACGGTTTGGCCTTAGAACGGGTGATACCATTTCAGGTCAGATCAGACCCCCCAAAGAATCTGAAAGATATTTTGCTCTCCTTAGAGTCGAAAAGATAAACCATGATGAACCGGAAGCGGCAAGAGGGAAAATCTTATTTGACAACCTGACGCCGCTCTACCCCGATGAGCATATCAAGCTTGAAACAGACAGAAAGAACTTGTCAGGAAGGATTCTCGATATTGTTGCGCCTATCGGAAAAGGTCAGAGGGGACTTATTGTCGCCCCCCCGAGAACGGGGAAGACCATGTTTCTCCAGAGCATTGCCAACAGCATTACCATCAATCACCCCGAGGTTTACCTCATCGTTCTTCTCATCGATGAAAGACCGGAAGAGGTGACGGATATGATTCGCTCCGTCAAGGGCGAAGTGGTGAGCTCTACCTTCGATGAACCGCCTCAAAGGCATGTTCAGGTGGCGGACATGGTTATAGAAAAGGCGAAAAGACTGGTTGAGCATAAGAAAGACGTTGTCATTCTTCTTGACAGTATTACACGACTTGCAAGGGCGCATAATACGGTTACACCTGCCAGCGGAAAGGTTCTCTCCGGTGGTATCGATGCCAATGCCCTCCAGAAGCCGAAAAGATTTTTTGGCGCTGCAAGGAATATTGAGGAAGGCGGCAGCCTGACGATTATTGCAACGGCCCTTGTCGATACGGGAAGCAGGATGGATGAAGTCATCTTTGAAGAATTCAAAGGAACCGGTAATATGGAGAGTCACCTTGACAGAAAGCTCGTCGAGAAGAGAATTTTCCCTGCCATTGATATTAATAAGTCAGGAACGAGGAAGGAAGAACTCCTCATTGAACAGGAAGACCTCAATAAGATCTGGATACTCAGGAAAGTGCTTCACCCTCTCAATGTTGTAGACAGCATGGAGTTTATCAGGGAAAAAATTGAAAAAACGAAGAGCAACAGAGAATTTTTCGATATTATGAACAAGTAGCACTATATCCTGGATATCCCTTTCTGTCGGCTGACGGTGTAAAAGGTGTTATTCTTGACACCTGCGTACAGCCAATATAGACTGTTTTAGCCCTCGGTTTCTTTTGGAGTCAAGCTTTTGAGCCGCCTTAAATATGAAACGGGATTATAAATTCAAAGAGAAATTCATTTTATTCAGGAACCTTATCCACCGTTCATCTTCCTCTTGTTTACCTTTCTCCCGGAAACTTTCCTTCTTCCGGAGTAATCCCGGTTAAACTATGTATATATCTCCCCTTAAAAAGATAAAAATTGCCGAACTGGAAGACAGGCAAAGAAGAAGGAGAGATTTTTACATCCTCATAGGGACCATTTTGACAATGGCGGGGCTGACATTTCTTGAAACCGCGCTGTACAAGCAGGGAGGTGAACTCCCCGTTGCCAACAATATCCTCATATTTGTCATTATTAATATTAATGTCATCCTCCTTCTTCTCATTCTTTACCTCCTTGTAAGAAACCTGGTAAAGCTATTTTTTGAACGAAAAAGCCGGATTCTCGGTGCAAAACTCAAAACCAAACTTGTTGCCGCCTTTGTATCTTTATCGCTTATACCAACGCTTCTTCTCTTCTCTTTTTCAGTTGCCTTCATTTCAAACAGTATTGAAGATTGGTTCAGCGCTCCCGTTGAAAAGACCCTTAAGGGGGCGGAACAGATATCGAGAAGTTTTAATAATGCCAAGGCTGACGAAGCTATTTACCATGCCAATCAGATAAGCAAGAAGATCAAGGAGCGAAAGCTCATTAATCAAAACAGGCTCAACTCTCTCAGGTGGTATCTCAAGGCCAAAGTTGTTGAGTACAGGCTGGGAAGTATTGAAGTGTTTTCACCGCATCAAAAGGTTTTGGCCGCTGCCGTTCACCCCGACCTTTCTGCCGACCTTTTCTCCTTACCCGAGTCCTCTCTTATAAAAGATGGATTAATGGGCAAAAAAACATCCGTCATTCAGACTGTAGGCAAAGGGGATATGATAAGGGGCGTTTCTCCCATTTATTCAACATGGAAAAAAGATGATATTGTTGCCGTCGCTGTTGCCACCTATTACATTCCTTACAGGCTTGTTGCCAAAATGACCGATATCAGCAACTCCTACAAGGAGTACAGGCAGCTTAAAATGGTCAAGTATCCCGTTAAAATGAATTATCTCATGACGCTGCTTATGGTGACGCTTGTCATTATTTTTACGGCAATCTGGTTCGGCCTTTACCTTGCAAAGGGGATTACCGTGCCTATTCAGGAACTGGCAGAAGGAACCAATGAGGTTGCCAACGGCAATCTTGACTTTAAGATCGACCTTGAGTCAGGCGATGAGGTGGGCACACTGGTGAGTTCTTTTAACAAGATGACGGAAGATATCAAAGTGAGCAAAAGGAGGCTCGAAAAGAGTAACCTCGACCTGGAAAACAGACGCCGGTATATCGAGATCATTTTAAGAAGTGTGACGGCGGGCGTTATCTCTGTGGACAAGCTGGGTAAAATCAGTACCATTAACAGGTCTGCCGAAAAAATGGTTGGTGTTAGAGGGGAGGATATTTTAAACAGGAACTACAAGAAAGTGGTCGGCAAATATTATCAGGAAATGATAAAGAGTATGGTAAAGGCCGCTTTTGCCGCCGGTGGAACGATAGAAAGGGAAACCAAGCTGACACTTAAGGGAGAGAACGTGACTCTTCTTATCAGCCTGTCCATATTACGTGATGAAAGAAATAATTACCTTGGTATGGTTCTTGTTTTCGATGATCTGACGGAACTCATTAAGGGGCAGAGGGCTGCTACCTGGAGGGAAGTTGCCCGGCGCATTGCCCATGAGATAAAAAACCCCCTTACTCCCATACAGCTTTCGGCGCAAAGATTGCAAAAACGATTTGGGGACAAGGTTGATGACGAAATGGATATTTTTGGAGAGTGCACCTCAACCATTATCAGCCAGGTTGATGAACTGAAGGCGCTTGTTAATGAGTTTTCCAGTTTTGCCCGCCTTCCCGCAGCGAATCCCGTTGCTACTCATATAGGAGAGATCATTAAAGAGGTCCTTTCCCTCTATCGTGAAGCCCATAAGGATGTTGATTTCAGAACCTTCATGCCCGACAATATTCCGCTTCTTAATCTCGATCAGAAGCAGATCAAACGGGTTTTTATTAACCTTCTTGAAAATGCTGTCGAGGCATTGAGGTTGGAAGGGGTTATTGAAATTTCGGCACGCCATAACGAGGAAGAGAGAAAAGTGGAGATTACCGTTGCCGATAATGGCGCAGGGATTTCTCTCCACGATAAAAACAGGCTCTTTGAACCTTATTTTTCAACCAAAAAAGGGGGAACCGGTCTGGGCCTCGCCATTATTGATACGATCATGAAAGATCATAAAGCCGCTATCAGGGTGAAGGATAATGTTCCAAGGGGTACGAAGTTTATGCTAGAATTTCCTGTAATGAGTTAAAGGGAGAATGCATTGAATTGCAATATATTGATTGTCGATGATGAAGAGAGTATAAGAAGCACCCTTTCGGGAGTTCTGAAAGACGAAGGCTTTGATGTAATTCTTGCCGAAGACGGTGAAAAAGGATTCGATATGGCAAAGGAGGAAGGGCCCGATCTCGTTCTCCTCGATATCTGGATGCCCGGTATTGATGGTATGGAAACGCTAAAAAAGATAAAGAGTGAACTTCCCCACCTTCAGGTCATTATGATGTCGGGCCACGGTACTATCGAAACCGCTGTTCAGGCGACGAAACTGGGGGCCTATGATTTTATTGAAAAGCCGCTTTCTCTCGATAAATTGCTTTTGTGCATTAATAATGCGCTTAGCCTGCACCGTCTTGAGGAAGAGAATAAGCGACTGAAAGAAAAATTTGGCGGCTGGCGTGAAATGGTTGGTGAAAGTGTGGCCATGAAGAAGCTTAAAGAGCAGATAGCTACCGTGGCGCCTTCCAATGCCTGGGTGCTTATTACCGGTGAAAACGGGACAGGCAAGGAGCTTGTTGCAAATCTCCTGCATCTCAAAAGCAAGCGATCTGACGCGCCTTTTGTTGATGTCAATTGTGCCGCCATTCCTGAAGAACTCATTGAGAGTGAGCTTTTCGGACATGAAAAAGGCGCTTTTACGGGGGCCGTTTCGAGTAAAAGAGGCAAGTTTGATCTTGCCAACGGCGGGACGCTTTTTCTTGATGAGATTGCTGATATGAGTCTTAAAACGCAGGCCAAAATATTGAGAATTCTTCAGGAACAGCGCTTTGAAAGGGTGGGAGGCAGCAAAAGTATCAAGGTTGATGTACGGGTCGTTGCAGCCACCAATAAAGACCTTTTGCAGGAGATCAAGGAAGGCAGTTTCAGGGAAGATCTTTATTACCGGCTCAATGTTATCCCATTCGAAGTACCGCCTCTCAGAGAGAGAGAGCAAGACATTGAACTCCTTGTTAAAAAGTTTGTAAATCTCTATTCCAAGGACATGGGTGGGCCTGCAAAGCGTTTCCATGATGAGGCCATTGAAGGATTAAAGCAATATCACTGGCCCGGCAATGTACGAGAGCTCAAGAATCTCGTTGAAAGACTGGTTATCATGACACGCGGCTCTGTTATAAAAAAGTCAGATCTTCCACCCTATATTCCGGGGAAAGAGCTTAAAGGACCTGACTTTGAAAGCTTTGGCAGCTTAAAAGATGCAAGGAACGCCTTTGAAAAGGCTTTTATTGCAGAAAAGCTGGCTGAAAATAATGGAAATATAACTAAAACAGCAGAGGCTATAGGGCTTGAAAGGAGCAACCTGCATAAAAAAATCAAAATGTATGAGTTGGAAGTGGATTAATATGGCTGGTGTTTTAGCAAGAAGATATGCCCTTTTTCCCCTCCTTTTGTTTCTTCTTGTTTCTTGTGGAAAAGGGGGCTCTGTTGTAGGTAAGGAAGCGCCACCCTTTAAGTTGGACCTTCTTGAAGGAGGGCAGATCGGTATAAGCGATTTAAGAGGCAAGCCTGTTATTCTCTATTTTTTTGCAAGCTGGTGATGGCGCTGCAAGGATGAGATTCCCCTGGTCAAGGGGGCATACAGTAAATACAAGGAAAAAGGGCTCACTATCATCGGTATCGGTATCCAGGATAAAAAAGAGAAAATAGCCGATTATGTAAAGGAGAAAAAACTGGAATGGCCCGTGGGTTTTGACAAAGGAGATCTTATTGCCAGAACTTATGGTATAACTTTTGGCGCCGGTGTCGTGTTTATTGATTCCTCCGGTATTGTGCAGGGTCGCTTTCTGGGTGGCTTTGGCAATAAAGAACTGGAAAAAGAGATTGGGAAAATAGTTAAATAAAGAGAGTTTCTTTTGAGTCGATTTAATGCTAACCCCCTGTTTTATTTAAACAGTAGCCGCTGTTAAGGAACTGAAAATCATTCTTGACAGTGTGGAAATGATGGTATATCATCTTTTATGAGAAGATGGGCAAAATCAGAGATTTACCTGTTTTTTTAATACGATAGGCTGGCAGGTTAAGTAGTTCAGGAAGTCGGTTGTCACACTGGGATGGAAGAGAAAAACAACGGCAGGGCGCTCCTTTCCGTATGGGGGTTTCGAACCATCGTAAGTGCTCCACATGGGTCGGAAGTACCCAGAGTTTTTAGGAAAGGAGGTAAAACGCTATGGCAAAAGGAACGGTTAAGTGGTTTAACGAGCAAAAGGGCTTTGGATTTATTGAGCAGGAAGATGGACCAGATGTTTTTGTACATTTCAGCGCCATCCAGAGCGAGGGTTTTAAAACCCTTCATGAGGGACAGGCTGTAGAGTTCGAGGTAGTTGAAGGCCCCAAGGGAGCCCAGGCTGCAAATGTAGTTGCTGCTAACTAAGAACTTTTCATATTGATTTTTACTAAAGCGGGCTTATTGAAGCCCGCTTTTTTTACGCCTGCATTTTTGATGCAGGCTAAAAAAGCATTCCTTAATAAACCCGTATGAGTTAATTGTTTAATCCTCAGATCATATACTGTGATAATCACCTCTTTGTCCTTAATAAACCGGCCGGCCTTCTGGTGCAGGGTGACAGGAGTGGTGATCTTTCTCTCCTCGATCTGGCAAGGGCTTATATTAAAGAAAAGTACAATAAGCCTGGAAATGTTTATCTCGGTCTTGTTCATCGACTGGACAGGCCCGTTTCAGGTGTCGTTGTTCTTGCCCGTACGTCAAAAGCCGCCGCCCGCCTCTCTCAGCAATTTAAAAGCAGAAAGGTTACCAAGATCTACCACGCTATGGTTGAGGGGAAAGTGGCCAAAGAGGGCAGGTGGTTTGATAATATCGTTCGAAATGGTGTTACCAGTCGCGTAACGGAGCAGGAGGAGGGCCTTCCGGCGGAACTGACTTTTTGCAGGTTAAATTATTTTGACGGCATTTCTCACGTAGAGATTGATCTCGCCACGGGGAGGCATCACCAGATTAGAGTGCAGTTTGCATCCAGGGGCTATCCTGTTCTTGGAGATTTCAGGTATGGTTCCAGAGTAAAATTTGGTGATAAAGCGCTTGCTCTGCATGCCAGGATCTTAAGCCTTACCCATCCCACAAAAGAGGAAAAGATGACATTTACAGCGGAGTACCCCGAAAGCTGGCGTTCTTATGGTGATCTTTGATTTTGTATGCTTAACCTTTGCGCTCTTGTTATTCCTTCCTCTGAAAGAATATAAAAACGTTGTAATTTCCCTGCGCTTTTTGTACTATCCATCATGTTTGATCTCAAATTTTAAACTAGGAGCCTGTCGGACTTAGGGCAAATATACTGCGAAAAAGCTATTTTGGCCAGATTTCCCGATTAAATTCGTTAAATATGTTCAATATTCGCCTCATTTAATCAAAAAATCTGACTCAAAATGGCTTTTTCTCGCTACAATTTCCTAAGTCCGACAGACTCCTAGAAATTTCTTAATAAACAAGGAGGTTCTCATCATGAGAAATGCTTTTGATTACCAGGTGGAGTGGAGCGGCTTAAAAAACAGGATGGCACAGATGTTTAATCCTCAGTCGGGGCGTACCGTATTGCTTGCCGTAGACCACGGTTATTTCCAGGGGGCGCCGGCAGGGCTTATTAACCTGAGGGAAACCCTCAATCCTCTTCTACCCTACTGTGATGCCGTGAGCCCTACCATTGGCGGATTAAAAACCAGTATGGATCCCACTTGCAGGACGCCTGTTATCCTGAGGGCCACCGGTGGAAACAGCATGAGAAGGTCCGATGAACTGGATGATGAAATTGTTACCGTTTCTGCGGAAGAAATGGTGAGGATGAATGCCATCGGATTTACCGTTTCATGTTATATCGGCCTGCCCCACCAGTCTCAAACGATAGAAAGCCTGACAGCGCTTACTGAAGAAGCCCACAGATATGGGCTTGTCTCTATAGGTATTACAGCTGTCGGAGCCGATCCTGTGCTTACCAGGTTTGTTAAGGGTGAGCGGGAAGATGGAGGCGAGTTGACTGAAGAGGACAAGAAAGAAGCGCTCAGGTATCTCAAACATGCCTGCAGGGTTGTTTCGGAAAATGGCGCCGATATTGTAAAGACTTACTACTGTGATGGTTTTGAAGAGGTTGTAGAGGCCTGTCTTTCGCCCATTGTCATAGCAGGTGGGACGAAAAGACCCACAAGAGAA encodes the following:
- a CDS encoding cold-shock protein, coding for MAKGTVKWFNEQKGFGFIEQEDGPDVFVHFSAIQSEGFKTLHEGQAVEFEVVEGPKGAQAANVVAAN
- a CDS encoding sigma-54 dependent transcriptional regulator translates to MNCNILIVDDEESIRSTLSGVLKDEGFDVILAEDGEKGFDMAKEEGPDLVLLDIWMPGIDGMETLKKIKSELPHLQVIMMSGHGTIETAVQATKLGAYDFIEKPLSLDKLLLCINNALSLHRLEEENKRLKEKFGGWREMVGESVAMKKLKEQIATVAPSNAWVLITGENGTGKELVANLLHLKSKRSDAPFVDVNCAAIPEELIESELFGHEKGAFTGAVSSKRGKFDLANGGTLFLDEIADMSLKTQAKILRILQEQRFERVGGSKSIKVDVRVVAATNKDLLQEIKEGSFREDLYYRLNVIPFEVPPLREREQDIELLVKKFVNLYSKDMGGPAKRFHDEAIEGLKQYHWPGNVRELKNLVERLVIMTRGSVIKKSDLPPYIPGKELKGPDFESFGSLKDARNAFEKAFIAEKLAENNGNITKTAEAIGLERSNLHKKIKMYELEVD
- a CDS encoding ATP-binding protein, which produces MYISPLKKIKIAELEDRQRRRRDFYILIGTILTMAGLTFLETALYKQGGELPVANNILIFVIININVILLLLILYLLVRNLVKLFFERKSRILGAKLKTKLVAAFVSLSLIPTLLLFSFSVAFISNSIEDWFSAPVEKTLKGAEQISRSFNNAKADEAIYHANQISKKIKERKLINQNRLNSLRWYLKAKVVEYRLGSIEVFSPHQKVLAAAVHPDLSADLFSLPESSLIKDGLMGKKTSVIQTVGKGDMIRGVSPIYSTWKKDDIVAVAVATYYIPYRLVAKMTDISNSYKEYRQLKMVKYPVKMNYLMTLLMVTLVIIFTAIWFGLYLAKGITVPIQELAEGTNEVANGNLDFKIDLESGDEVGTLVSSFNKMTEDIKVSKRRLEKSNLDLENRRRYIEIILRSVTAGVISVDKLGKISTINRSAEKMVGVRGEDILNRNYKKVVGKYYQEMIKSMVKAAFAAGGTIERETKLTLKGENVTLLISLSILRDERNNYLGMVLVFDDLTELIKGQRAATWREVARRIAHEIKNPLTPIQLSAQRLQKRFGDKVDDEMDIFGECTSTIISQVDELKALVNEFSSFARLPAANPVATHIGEIIKEVLSLYREAHKDVDFRTFMPDNIPLLNLDQKQIKRVFINLLENAVEALRLEGVIEISARHNEEERKVEITVADNGAGISLHDKNRLFEPYFSTKKGGTGLGLAIIDTIMKDHKAAIRVKDNVPRGTKFMLEFPVMS
- a CDS encoding RNA pseudouridine synthase, with translation MFNPQIIYCDNHLFVLNKPAGLLVQGDRSGDLSLLDLARAYIKEKYNKPGNVYLGLVHRLDRPVSGVVVLARTSKAAARLSQQFKSRKVTKIYHAMVEGKVAKEGRWFDNIVRNGVTSRVTEQEEGLPAELTFCRLNYFDGISHVEIDLATGRHHQIRVQFASRGYPVLGDFRYGSRVKFGDKALALHARILSLTHPTKEEKMTFTAEYPESWRSYGDL
- a CDS encoding TlpA family protein disulfide reductase, with product MAGVLARRYALFPLLLFLLVSCGKGGSVVGKEAPPFKLDLLEGGQIGISDLRGKPVILYFFASWUWRCKDEIPLVKGAYSKYKEKGLTIIGIGIQDKKEKIADYVKEKKLEWPVGFDKGDLIARTYGITFGAGVVFIDSSGIVQGRFLGGFGNKELEKEIGKIVK
- the rho gene encoding transcription termination factor Rho, translated to MNLKDLKEEKIGNLIKMAEDLGVEGAAGKRKQELIFAILQAQTEKNGMIYSEGVLEILPDGFGFLRAPDYNYLPGPDDIYISPSQIRRFGLRTGDTISGQIRPPKESERYFALLRVEKINHDEPEAARGKILFDNLTPLYPDEHIKLETDRKNLSGRILDIVAPIGKGQRGLIVAPPRTGKTMFLQSIANSITINHPEVYLIVLLIDERPEEVTDMIRSVKGEVVSSTFDEPPQRHVQVADMVIEKAKRLVEHKKDVVILLDSITRLARAHNTVTPASGKVLSGGIDANALQKPKRFFGAARNIEEGGSLTIIATALVDTGSRMDEVIFEEFKGTGNMESHLDRKLVEKRIFPAIDINKSGTRKEELLIEQEDLNKIWILRKVLHPLNVVDSMEFIREKIEKTKSNREFFDIMNK
- a CDS encoding 3-hydroxy-5-phosphonooxypentane-2,4-dione thiolase, with translation MRNAFDYQVEWSGLKNRMAQMFNPQSGRTVLLAVDHGYFQGAPAGLINLRETLNPLLPYCDAVSPTIGGLKTSMDPTCRTPVILRATGGNSMRRSDELDDEIVTVSAEEMVRMNAIGFTVSCYIGLPHQSQTIESLTALTEEAHRYGLVSIGITAVGADPVLTRFVKGEREDGGELTEEDKKEALRYLKHACRVVSENGADIVKTYYCDGFEEVVEACLSPIVIAGGTKRPTREALEFTYNAIKAGAVGVDMGRNIFQNENPVAMIRAVRSVVHEGKSVDQAYDLYQKVSKEG